The Candidatus Stygibacter australis genome has a window encoding:
- the lptE gene encoding LPS assembly lipoprotein LptE: MYKYLMIGLILLLMIVNSCSYSVYSNSLPHLKTIAIERFENKSDQFELEEELWIYLNSEYNSDGRLRVVSLSPDCMLEGVIMDYSRKIDTYDESGIEEYNVKLLFRLNFTDMTTGEVIWEKDSLILSEVYSETNEESEYHSEEEAQEAIYEKLFNEIMKNTLEQW; this comes from the coding sequence ATGTATAAATATTTGATGATAGGATTGATATTATTGCTGATGATAGTTAATAGCTGTTCATATTCGGTATATTCGAATAGTTTACCGCATTTGAAGACGATAGCAATAGAGCGTTTTGAAAATAAATCTGACCAGTTTGAACTGGAAGAGGAATTATGGATTTATCTTAATTCGGAATATAATTCAGATGGCAGATTGAGGGTGGTATCCCTGTCACCAGATTGCATGCTGGAAGGCGTGATAATGGATTACAGCCGCAAGATAGACACCTATGATGAGAGTGGAATAGAGGAATATAACGTGAAGCTGCTATTCCGATTGAATTTTACAGATATGACCACTGGCGAAGTTATCTGGGAGAAGGATAGTCTGATATTATCTGAAGTGTATTCAGAGACGAATGAGGAATCAGAATATCATTCAGAGGAAGAAGCCCAGGAAGCAATTTATGAGAAATTATTTAATGAGATAATGAAAAATACCCTGGAGCAATGGTAA